The Halogeometricum rufum genome has a segment encoding these proteins:
- a CDS encoding Lrp/AsnC family transcriptional regulator produces the protein MDDLDREILDILRRDARTPYTEIAEQVGTSEGTVRNRVERLMSDGVIERFTIATRTGNIKAMIEVSVKVDVDTTEISDRMAEWDQVDFVWQVSGEEDVVLVVDAADTRAVNELITQARELDEVKSTKTRLILDERLGRNP, from the coding sequence ATGGACGACCTGGACCGAGAGATTCTCGACATCCTCCGGCGGGACGCTCGAACTCCCTACACGGAGATCGCAGAACAGGTCGGCACCTCCGAGGGGACGGTCCGCAACCGCGTCGAGCGTCTGATGAGCGACGGCGTCATCGAACGGTTCACCATCGCCACCCGCACGGGGAACATCAAGGCGATGATCGAGGTGTCGGTGAAGGTGGACGTGGACACGACGGAGATATCCGACCGGATGGCCGAGTGGGACCAGGTCGACTTCGTCTGGCAGGTGTCGGGCGAGGAGGACGTCGTCCTCGTCGTCGACGCCGCCGACACGCGCGCGGTGAACGAACTCATCACGCAGGCGCGCGAGTTGGACGAGGTCAAGAGCACGAAGACGCGCCTCATCCTCGACGAACGACTCGGTCGGAACCCGTAG
- a CDS encoding PHP-associated domain-containing protein has protein sequence MFALDLHTHSRFFHWSPGGPTRFDPIGLSLATAVARLRGLDGIAVTNHDYAYAAERRLQTIPGIEVTTTDGHLLVVGPDPPSRTEPDELTPQEAVELAHERDCAAVVAHPFRNSELKDADADFDALELNGKNTEHVERTRALAAEMDVPLTGGSDAHYPVEVGRAYTLVHADELTPSAVADAIRDGRVEPVVNLNRFERTVDRAYTRVHAAKGFDTDDVSQRVDDA, from the coding sequence GTGTTCGCCCTCGATCTCCACACCCACTCTCGCTTCTTCCACTGGTCGCCGGGTGGTCCGACCCGGTTCGACCCCATCGGTCTCTCACTCGCCACCGCGGTCGCGCGTCTCCGAGGACTCGACGGCATCGCGGTGACGAACCACGACTACGCGTACGCCGCAGAGCGGCGACTCCAGACGATTCCGGGCATCGAGGTGACGACGACGGACGGGCACCTCCTCGTCGTCGGACCCGACCCGCCGAGTCGGACGGAACCGGACGAGTTGACGCCGCAGGAGGCCGTCGAACTCGCCCACGAACGTGACTGCGCCGCCGTCGTCGCGCACCCGTTTCGGAACAGCGAACTCAAGGACGCCGACGCCGACTTCGACGCCCTCGAACTGAACGGGAAGAACACGGAGCACGTCGAACGGACGCGAGCGCTCGCCGCGGAGATGGACGTCCCGCTGACCGGCGGGAGCGACGCCCACTACCCCGTCGAGGTGGGCCGAGCGTACACGCTCGTCCACGCCGACGAACTGACGCCCAGCGCCGTCGCGGACGCCATCCGCGACGGCCGGGTCGAACCGGTCGTGAACCTCAACCGATTCGAGCGGACGGTTGACAGGGCGTACACGCGAGTCCACGCGGCGAAGGGGTTCGACACCGACGACGTCTCACAGCGAGTGGACGACGCGTAG
- a CDS encoding diacylglycerol/lipid kinase family protein has translation MARRILVLNPRSGDGKQSHRARRLAVERGYDVRESERAGDTVDIAREAAVGEASLVAACGGDGTVNEVVRGVDEAGRLAETTLGIVPTGTGNDFADNLGVRGVAHAFEVLESGRERSLDLGSARWTAAASSAGLSDAPRRPFVNSCVFGLTAEASARTTREAKRRLGVVAYVLSTLQGKRTFEGLRLEVRAGPRNDPVWTGDALMLLVGNGRRFPGERLQQANMEDGLLNVVVVKNRPALDYLTTGAADRLLRRGASHLTHLRVSHLEVDAGAARQVSLDGELVEARHLRADARPGAMRFRVGEGYDPSPPDPTDAA, from the coding sequence GTGGCCCGCCGTATCCTCGTCCTGAACCCTCGAAGCGGAGACGGCAAGCAGAGCCACCGCGCGAGGCGGCTCGCCGTCGAACGCGGCTACGACGTCCGCGAGAGCGAACGGGCGGGCGACACGGTCGACATCGCTCGCGAGGCGGCAGTCGGGGAGGCGTCGCTCGTCGCGGCCTGCGGCGGGGACGGCACGGTGAACGAAGTCGTCCGCGGCGTGGACGAAGCGGGGCGGTTGGCGGAGACGACGCTGGGCATCGTCCCCACGGGCACGGGAAACGACTTCGCGGACAACCTCGGCGTCCGCGGCGTCGCCCACGCTTTCGAGGTGCTCGAATCGGGACGGGAGCGGTCGCTGGACCTCGGGAGCGCCCGGTGGACGGCCGCGGCGTCCTCGGCGGGGCTCTCGGACGCGCCGCGACGACCGTTCGTGAATTCGTGCGTCTTCGGACTCACCGCCGAGGCGAGTGCGCGGACGACGCGCGAGGCGAAGCGTCGCTTGGGCGTCGTCGCCTACGTCCTCTCGACGCTTCAGGGGAAGCGGACGTTCGAGGGACTGCGGCTGGAGGTGCGGGCCGGTCCCCGGAACGACCCGGTGTGGACCGGCGACGCGCTGATGCTGTTGGTCGGCAACGGGCGACGCTTCCCGGGCGAACGACTCCAGCAGGCGAACATGGAGGACGGGCTGTTGAACGTCGTCGTCGTCAAGAACCGCCCCGCGTTGGACTACCTGACGACGGGCGCGGCGGACAGACTCCTGCGGCGCGGGGCGTCGCACCTGACGCACCTGCGAGTGAGCCACCTCGAAGTGGACGCCGGGGCGGCCCGACAGGTCAGCCTCGACGGCGAACTCGTGGAGGCGAGGCACCTTCGCGCGGACGCCCGCCCGGGAGCGATGCGGTTCCGCGTCGGCGAGGGATACGACCCGTCGCCGCC